A stretch of Vigna angularis cultivar LongXiaoDou No.4 chromosome 4, ASM1680809v1, whole genome shotgun sequence DNA encodes these proteins:
- the LOC128196151 gene encoding uncharacterized protein LOC128196151 produces the protein MENQVEVQEGMKADIRQLKEQMRQVLKTLDALQSPGCLCTQRSQQGVPEAQTFPSYGLPPNYTPPSGVDSRHLDTQKAEGNAAEVEDEPGATTFTIPRQTIQLDFKDDKSRLEVLEKRLRAIEGEGSFEFGDAKKLCLVPDVVIPPKFMLPEFEKYRGNTCPRGHISMYCRKMAAYAHDEKLLIHFFQESLIDETLTWYMRLDTTHIYSWKHLVETFLRQYGYDKDLTPDRAQLQNMVKKESESFREYAQRWREIDAQVEPSLNDKEMTTTFSSTLQPPFYEHMLSISVSSSFTDIVVIGERVESGIRNGKFALGPELVASLNEYDPRREKGKERRANSHFIACPQMSHSYGSSRATERRNYNRDEKGVNFTPIPMTYTELLPDLLRRNLIKICPTRPI, from the exons atggagaaccaagtaGAAGTTCAAGAGGGAATGAAGGCCGATATCCGAcagctgaaggaacaaatgagacaGGTCCTAAAGACCCTGGATGCCTTACAAAGTCCTGGATGTTTATGCACACAACGATCACAACAAGGAGTTCCAGAAGcacaaactttcccttcctatggtcttcCCCCGAATTATACTCCACCCTCAGGAGTGGACTCGAGACATCTTGACACTCAAAAGGCCGAAGGTAATGCAGCTGAAGTAGAAGACGAGCCTGGGGCAACCACTTTTACAATTCCTAGGCAGACGATCCAACTAG ATTTTAAGGACGATAAGAGCAGATTAGAAGTCCTTGAGAAGAGGTTGAGAGCCATAGAGGGtgaaggaagttttgaatttggagatgcTAAAAAACTATGTTTGGTTCCTGACGTGGTGATACCTCCAAAGTTCATGTTGCCAGAGTTTGAGAAATATCGGGGAAATACTTGCCCGAGGGGCCACATAAGCATGTACTGCAGGAAAATGGCAGCTTATGCCCACgatgaaaaacttttgattcactTCTTCCAAGAAAGTTTAATTGACGAAACTCTAACTTGGTACATGCGCTTAGATACTACTCACATCTACTCATGGAAGCATCTGGTTGAGACATTCCTAAGGCAGTATGGATATGATAAAGATTTGACACCTGACAGAGCACAATTGCAGAACATGGTGAAGAAAGAATCTGAATCATTCAGAGAATATGCCCAAAGGTGGAGAGAGATAGATGCTCAAGTAGAACCGAGTCTGAACGACAAGGAGATGACTACCACGTTTTCGAGTACTCTGCAACCACCATTTTATGAGCACATGTTAAGCATCTCAGTCTCCTCAAGTTTTACTGACATAGTAGTAATTGGAGAGAGGGTTGAGAGTGGCATAAGAAATGGAAAATTTGCACTAGGCCCAGAGCTAGTAGCAAGTTTAAATGAGTATGATCCTAGACGTGAGAAAGGCAAAGAACGAAGAgctaattcacattttattgCCTGTCCTCAAATGTCGCATTCCTATGGGTCTAGTCGAGCAACTGAACGAAGAAATTACAATCGTGATGAGAAGGGCGTCAACTTCACTCCTATCCCCATGACCTATACAGAGCTACTACCAGATCTTCTCCGCAGAAACCTCATAAAGATTTGTCCAACTAGGCCTATATGA
- the LOC128196150 gene encoding uncharacterized protein LOC128196150 yields the protein MENQVEVQEGMKADIRQLKEQMRQVLKTLDALQSPGCLCTQRSQQGVPEAQTFPSYGLPPNYTPPSGVDSRHLDTQKAEGNAAEVEDEPGATTFTIPRQTIQLDFKDDKSRLEVPEKRLRAIEGEGSFEFGDAKKLCLVPDVVIPPKFMLPEFEKYRGNTCPRGHISMYCRKMAAYAHDEKLLIHFFQESLIDETLTWYMRLDTTHIYSWKHLVETFLRQYGYDKDLTPDRAQLQNMVKKESESFREYAQRWREIDAQVEPSLNDKEMTTTFSSTLQPPFYEHMLSISVSSSFTDIVVIGERVESGIRNGKFALGPELVASLNEYDPRREKGKERRANSHFIACPQMSHSYGSSRATERRNYNRDEKGVNFTPIPMTYTELLPDLLRRNLIKICPTRPI from the exons atggagaaccaagtaGAAGTTCAAGAGGGAATGAAGGCCGATATCCGAcagctgaaggaacaaatgagacaGGTCCTAAAGACCCTGGATGCCTTACAAAGTCCTGGATGTTTATGCACACAACGATCACAACAAGGAGTTCCAGAAGcacaaactttcccttcctatggtcttcCCCCGAATTATACTCCACCCTCAGGAGTGGACTCGAGACATCTTGACACTCAAAAGGCCGAAGGTAATGCAGCTGAAGTAGAAGACGAGCCTGGGGCAACCACTTTTACAATTCCTAGGCAGACGATCCAACTAG ATTTTAAGGACGATAAGAGCAGATTAGAAGTCCCTGAGAAGAGGTTGAGAGCCATAGAGGGtgaaggaagttttgaatttggagatgcTAAAAAACTATGTTTGGTTCCTGACGTGGTGATACCTCCAAAGTTCATGTTGCCAGAGTTTGAGAAATATCGGGGAAATACTTGCCCGAGGGGCCACATAAGCATGTACTGCAGGAAAATGGCAGCTTATGCCCACgatgaaaaacttttgattcactTCTTCCAAGAAAGTTTAATTGACGAAACTCTAACTTGGTACATGCGCTTAGATACTACTCACATCTACTCATGGAAGCATCTGGTTGAGACATTCCTAAGGCAGTATGGATATGATAAAGATTTGACACCTGACAGAGCACAATTGCAGAACATGGTGAAGAAAGAATCTGAATCATTCAGAGAATATGCCCAAAGGTGGAGAGAGATAGATGCTCAAGTAGAACCGAGTCTGAACGACAAGGAGATGACTACCACGTTTTCGAGTACTCTGCAACCACCATTTTATGAGCACATGTTAAGCATCTCAGTCTCCTCAAGTTTTACTGACATAGTAGTAATTGGAGAGAGGGTTGAGAGTGGCATAAGAAATGGAAAATTTGCACTAGGCCCAGAGCTAGTAGCAAGTTTAAATGAGTATGATCCTAGACGTGAGAAAGGCAAAGAACGAAGAgctaattcacattttattgCCTGTCCTCAAATGTCGCATTCCTATGGGTCTAGTCGAGCAACTGAACGAAGAAATTACAATCGTGATGAGAAGGGCGTCAACTTCACTCCTATCCCCATGACCTATACAGAGCTACTACCAGATCTTCTCCGCAGAAACCTCATAAAGATTTGTCCAACTAGGCCTATATGA